The proteins below are encoded in one region of Helianthus annuus cultivar XRQ/B chromosome 2, HanXRQr2.0-SUNRISE, whole genome shotgun sequence:
- the LOC110927166 gene encoding receptor-like protein EIX2, with translation MHPQVFFIFSLLLLDLQTITTNQLVAMGRDTNGVVINKKCIDKDRRALLDLKTRLQDPKGVLSTWKTEEEADDCCKWNGVTCNGTTGHVTQLELSGLGGEIGPSLSDLAYLEQFALECPERCVIENIDWLANLSHLQTLSMEGIFIAKANHWVDVFQTLQKLSSLTLYKCDLSQVMYPAYSSSFDNSFSSSIQTLELSNNNLNSSMYHWLFPLTSNNLSTLDLSENMLDGIPKYFGNLCGLTSLRINNNSAPIKFPDFLRNLSGCTSDTLQLLQAIRSQLTGPISDEIQVYSSLKFLNLFNNHLNGAISDKLWELPMLETFVAFSNFLSGAISENIGKSKLWKLHLSNNSLNGVSDRSADHMLNMSYVEYIDLSSCKLGPRFPRWIQKLKNLTRLDIANNGISDSVPLDFWNKWPSQLAYLNLSSNNITMEVPDLLSNFNGLSSAIDLSSNNLYGPIPNVSSTVMLLNLSRNKFSGGISFLCEIVGGYLYFLDLSNNFLTGQVPDCLWNFKSLDVLNLGHNNFFGRLPASIESLFNLEVLYLYKNKFTGELPLSLKNCTNLKFLNLGVNNFSGNVPAWIGENLSKLYVLSLSANNFFGTIPLQLCQLVNLQLLDLSKNNLFGTIPSCMNNLTTMVQEGLIPTRTEYVFSIPWYNPRYAHQDFIFHSYFDHATIEWQGNVREFSSILGLLRIIDLSSNNLTGQFPYELTNLHGLIALNLSKNALGGEIPWKIGDMKKLLTLDISRNNFSGGIPSSMAQMTSINYLDVSYNNLSGRIPSSTQLQSFEPSRYSGNAGLCGPPITKNCIGDDESEVPPTLGESEGGREDVDELQRWFYIGGGSGFVTGFWIVCGTLVLNRHLRHAFFHFLDRVKNVVYVKVMVFIAKLQRAAL, from the coding sequence ATGCATCCTCAAGTGTTTTTCATTTTCTCACTTCTCTTGCTAGACCTTCAGACTATAACTACAAACCAATTGGTAGCAATGGGAAGAGACACTAATGGCGTTGTCATCAATAAGAAATGCATCGATAAAGATAGACGTGCGCTCCTTGATCTCAAAACTCGCCTTCAAGACCCTAAAGGCGTTTTGTCTACATGGAAAACTGAAGAAGAAGCCGACGACTGCTGTAAATGGAACGGAGTCACATGCAACGGCACAACAGGTCATGTCACACAACTTGAATTGTCCGGCCTTGGAGGTGAGATTGGCCCTTCTTTGAGTGACTTAGCCTATTTGGAACAGTTTGCACTTGAATGCCCCGAAAGATGTGTGATCGAAAACATAGACTGGTTAGCGAATCTTTCTCATCTACAAACACTTAGTATGGAAGGAATTTTCATAGCTAAAGCAAATCATTGGGTAGATGTATTTCAAACTCTACAAAAACTATCGTCGTTAACACTATATAAATGTGACCTCTCACAAGTCATGTATCCTGCGTATTCTTCGTCATTTGACAACTCTTTTTCATCATCTATCCAAACCCTTGAGCTCTCGAACAACAATCTCAACTCATCCATGTATCATTGGTTGTTTCCGTTAACTAGCAACAACCTCTCTACTCTTGATCTATCTGAAAACATGTTAGATGGAATACCAAAATATTTTGGAAACCTTTGTGGTTTAACATCATTAAGAATTAATAACAACTCCGCGCCTATCAAGTTTCCTGATTTTCTAAGAAATTTGTCTGGATGCACATCGGATACGTTACAACTGTTACAAGCTATAAGAAGCCAACTTACCGGCCCAATTTCAGATGAGATCCAAGTGTATTCATCCCTAAAGTTCTTAAACCTGTTTAATAATCACTTAAATGGGGCTATAAGTGATAAATTGTGGGAACTACCTATGCTTGAAACTTTTGTGGCTTTTTCGAATTTTCTTAGCGGTGCTATCTCTGAAAACATTGGAAAGTCGAAGCTTTGGAAGTTACATCTTTCAAACAACTCACTGAATGGAGTTTCGGATCGTTCCGCAGATCATATGTTAAACATGTCTTATGTAGAGTATATTGATTTGAGCTCTTGCAAGCTCGGGCCTCGCTTCCCTAGATGGATTCAAAAACTCAAAAATCTTACTCGTCTTGATATTGCGAATAATGGAATTTCAGATTCGGTTCCTCTAGACTTTTGGAATAAGTGGCCATCTCAATTAGCATATTTGAATCTCTCTTCCAATAACATCACAATGGAAGTACCAGATTTATTATCGAATTTCAATGGTCTTTCTTCGGCAATAGATTTGAGTTCCAACAACCTTTATGGTCCGATACCAAATGTTTCTTCCACTGTGATGTTATTAAATCTTTCCAGAAACAAATTCTCTGGAGGAATCTCTTTTTTATGCGAAATTGTTGGTGGATACTTATACTTTCTTGATCTCTCCAATAACTTCTTAACtggtcaagttccggattgtTTATGGAATTTTAAATCTCTAGATGTGCTAAATCTAGGCCACAACAATTTTTTTGGAAGGCTTCCTGCTTCCATCGAATCTTTGTTCAATCTCGAGGTGTTGTATCTATATAAGAACAAGTTTACGGGAGAACTGCCTTTGTCTCTAAAGAACTGCACGAATTTGAAGTTCTTGAATTTGGGGGTTAACAATTTTTCCGGTAATGTGCCTGCTTGGATTGGAGAAAACCTATCAAAGTTGTATGTTCTTAGCCTAAGTGCAAACAACTTTTTCGGAACTATCCCTTTACAATTGTGTCAACTAGTGAATCTTCAACTTCTTGACCTGTCAAAAAACAATCTATTCGGAACCATCCCATCATGCATGAATAATCTTACTACCATGGTTCAAGAAGGACTTATTCCAACACGAACTGAGTACGTTTTTTCCATTCCATGGTATAATCCAAGATATGCTCATCAAGATTTCATTTTTCATTCGTATTTTGACCATGCAACGATTGAGTGGCAAGGAAATGTACGTGAATTCAGTAGCATTCTTGGATTGCTTAGGATCATTGATCTATCAAGCAACAACCTAACAGGACAATTTCCATACGAACTCACCAATCTCCATGGACTAATTGCATTAAACTTGTCGAAGAACGCTTTAGGTGGAGAGATTCCATGGAAAATTGGTGACATGAAAAAACTTTTAACTTTGGATATATCAAGAAACAATTTTTCAGGAGGGATACCATCAAGCATGGCTCAGATGACTTCAATAAATTATCTAGACGTGTCGTATAATAACTTGTCAGGTAGAATTCCGTCTAGCACTCAACTCCAGTCCTTTGAACCATCAAGATATAGTGGAAACGCAGGACTATGTGGACCTCCCATTACTAAAAATTGTATTGGAGATGACGAATCTGAAGTACCACCCACTCTTGGTGAAAGTGAAGGCGGCAGGGAAGACGTAGATGAGCTTCAAAGGTGGTTTTATATCGGTGGGGGCAGTGGTTTTGTTACTGGCTTTTGGATAGTATGTGGCACGTTAGTTCTCAACCGTCATTTGAGACATGCGTTTTTTCACTTTCTTGATCGCGTGAAAAATGTGGTTTATGTGAAGGTGATGGTGTTCATTGCAAAGTTGCAAAGAGCGGCACTGTGA